The sequence tttgaaCTCCATCGATACCGGGCCAATTGTTCTGGTATACGATTCCTGTAgtctaattttgtaatttcgcaCTGACACACTTACACAAAACACAATTAAATTGCAGCTAAATAGATTTCGAATATGTAGTACTTATGGTTAACATGACGTGAAACCTTTAGAAACTAAGCTATTACTTGCGCTGTTTAATAATCGGAAAGAACCGGTGGCAGGAAAAGTCAAACTCCGGTGGCGTCTTGGACTGACGGTTCAACCCACTGGCCAGCAAGTTCATCATTACAAAGTTCATCTTTGCCACTTTGACGATTTCGTGCCACTTCATATGAAAATAAATGAATCAACAAttaaacaaatatatttttttttaaatgttccaGGACTTACCTCTTCATCCGGATTCGGGTACGATTCCAGAAGAACTCGTGCCTCGTGGAAATGCTTGGCAGCAGCAGCATAAAGTTCGTCCGCGGGGGACTTAAGTAAGTACGTTTTCATAAGCTTGAAATCCGAATACGCCATTGGTGGAGGAGTTGATAGCGTAGCGAACGGAGCAAAGCGGTGCTCGAAGCGGACTTTTTCATTGTCGAACATTGGCAGTGGTTCCGGAATGCGGTCCTCACCGATGAAACCTCCAAGAGCTTTGTAATAACCCCCGCACATATTTTGCATTGCCTGATTGAAGATGATTTCTTTACCGTCGGTTTTCCCCTTGCGCTTTTTCGCCTTTGGTTTCTTTTGGCTGCCTTTTGCGTTTTTGACGTCCGCCACGTAGTCCTGCTCCACCAGGAAGGTGTCGGCTCGAGTCAACGCGGACACGATCCAGCCGAACAAAAATTGATACAAGTACCAAAAAATGTACAAATACTCATGCACCGAGTACAGTTCCAGCTCCAGGCCGGACAGTAGAAAGAAAGACATTGCGCGCAGGCAGTGATACAGCACCCAGGTTCCGAAACATGCCAAATGTTGTCGAGGATTTTCGTGTTTCATCGACAGCGAATGCAGATAAGCGTCGACCCGTTCGGCTTCGTCCTGCAGATTGGCGAAGTTCGACAGCATAATTCCCAGCTTGTCCCGCTGTCGTGCCCGATTGTAGCCACAGATCTCGAAGAGGACACTGAACGTGTGTTCATTGTACGCAAAAAACGAATCGACACAGTTGATGGCCTGAAATTTGGCAGAATGACTTTTCAAGTGCTGGAACATATGGGTaggaatttgattttgattcttACAGCAGGACTAGTGGACAATGGATTGTCCGAAAGTAGTACTGGAGGAGCGATGAAAGCTTTTGCCGATTCCTTTAAAACCTCCGTGAGCTTCTTTGTGCCAAATACCATGTTCGGCAATGGCAGATACAAAGTCTGCAAAATACTTCTGGATAGCAGACAAGGTCCAAACTTTTTACTGAATTCCATGAAGAAGTTCTGTAAGAAAACCAAAGGTTAAAATTTAGTAAAACTACTAAGATGTATAGACTCTTGCAGCGAATGATTGCTTGATAATCTGAATGAATGAATACGGGCAGTTTATAGTTATTTGAGGCACCTCATGTATGAAAGTGATAATTGCATTAGAAAAGCCACTAAACATTAATCATAACttaatatttcttaatttttttttaaatcttcatttatgtgttcttttttaatttaaaaattaaatttaacacTACAGATCTATTtgatttgaaaagaaaattattaataaataaataagagacGATAAAAGCAAATAAGTTTTGCTTACCAAAGCGCTGTGATAATTGGTGCAGTGAACAATTTTGCATGCATGCTTCAACCGATGTATCAATTCGGACAGATATTGAATACAAATTGCACGTTCTTTTATCTTCGTGTACCGTGGAAATGTGGGCGGTAATAAACGCTGGTTGACCATCATTGAAAACCCCATTGGATTAGGCGTGTCAGCTGAaaattgaatgaatgaatgcAAAATCAATTGGACtccgaatgcaaaaaaaaaagtactTACAGTTGGCCTCCGGCTGTGTTCCAAATTCAATAGTTTTTTCCATCACTTGTGCCAATTCGAGAGCGCCGTTCAACGTCTTAACAATGTCGATCATTTCCGTTTTTGTTGGTGACACATTCTAgtaaatatcaatttatttacatcTAAATATTTACAATATCTACCTAGTCCTTACCCTTACCACATTTGAAATCTTTGTGGGATAAAGTGCTACCAGGCATTGCAGGAACAGTCTGGTGAACTTCAGTCGGCTCACCAAAGCATTGACTTCCTCTCGCTCTTTGGCGCCCTCGACTTCCTTGGCTTTTTTCACCCAATCTTCCTCCGCACTTTTTAGCATATTGCAAGCCTTGGTCTCCGTCATATCGACGTACATGTCATAGCCATAGTTGCTAGGCTGAAAATCTTCCTCTTCGTACACTCGGGCTCTCAGGATGAAACTCCTGATCAAATTAATCAGCTTATAGATCGCAACGGCAAAGgctttcattgctttatccTCAATCTTGTCCGGTTGATGTAGATACAAGCAGGTCAATACCGTTTGTGCCATTGAGTGGCCCTCCAACCAAGACACCACACAGGAATAAGTGGCATCGATAATTCCGATCAGCTCCTGACTCTCCAGATTCTGCAGCTTCATTTTGCCGCTCTGTAAGTTGTGTCATTcctagttatttaaaaaaaaaacaacagatCCTACATACCTCAACCGCTATCTGAAAATTCAACGGCGTTGCCTCCTTGTTGCAGCACATTCCGGCATCCATTTTCGGATCCATCATTTCGATTGCGGACATGGCATCGAACAGTCCGAACATGTTATCGTGAATCAACTCACCGAGCTTGAGCTCTTTAACGCAGCCGAAAAACTCGGTCGTGATTTCCTTCCATTCGCGTTGGACCATCCATGAAAGTGCGTTGTTCATAGATGGATCCGAAACATCTCCACAGGCAACCACTTCCATCGGTTCTCCGACAAGTGCATTCGCGGATTGGTCGGCATTCAATCTACAATGCATGAAACGAACATAATAGGATATTAAGAGTTAAGTTTTCAATTACCTCAAATCCTGAGGATCTGTTTGTATTGAATCCATTTTAGATAAAAGTTAATAtggaattaaaaatttaaaaattcaggaAATTTAGCTCCATTCGAACATAAACATCAATTTTTTATGACATTCAATTACACTGAATAAAAATAACTTCAAAAGGTTCTGTCAAGAGCTAAGGTTTATAAAATATAGGTTCACAGACGttacttcaagacaaaattttcaaaacgacttatctgcttttgtaaacaaagattcaaacgacgatttgacgaatctgatagctcacccacgcaaaccaacaccataaaCAGATAgtggaaaccttcacctacctattggtggtgttggtttgcgtgggagagctatcagattcgtcaaatcgtcgtttgaatctttgtttacaaaagcagataagtcgtttagaaaattttgtcttgacttaaAACCGGGGCGgtcagatttttttgggaaatcggTAGTTGACTCAGGGTGGCCagatcatttttattataaatcGGTAGTTTGTCTTAAGTTTCTAATAGTAGGTAAATAAGTGCTTACGCTGCTgaaaagtactgtgcaaataaaagatattttagttaccagataaacattgtcgctgtccggaacatcttttgctggcgagcaTAGGGGacctaaatgtcaatgaaggaaaaatacatacgatttgacagttaggtaccactaatgattcggacagcagaacaaagggaaccgaagcgacaatctttatctggtaactaaaatatcttttgtgcacatagggtaactgtcctattttggacccctagaggaagtgcatcccaatatatgcttatatctattgaaatacaggttcgatatgggcgggaatgacaccatttcaaagatgaaagtcttatttatgaaatagaaattcgaaatgaaccTCGGTTAAATATACACTAATAAAATTACAAACCTACATTTTATTCGACTTTTACTTATCATCTTTATATGGTTTTGTGaacattattattatgtttGTAATAATAATCATCATTAGAAACATATTACCTGCTATTTGTCCTACTCATATTGATTATGTTTGCGCAGACATGAAGTTTATAAGTCAGGCGCTATAACTGAAATTTATATCATTTCACACATAGTCTTTAAGTATGTTCGGTGCAGTGTGAGATGACGCTCTGAGGTGAAAGCGTGTTCATCTTTCCTTTTTTCAGCAGCACCTAAGGTAAGATTCAACTATtgattttcttcaaataaatacatataTAATGGTTATTATTTATAAATTCCAGGCGAAAATGTATAGCAGCATCCTCCTTGTGTGAATTAATCTCGAGACGAACTGTTTTAATAAGCAAAATGTACGATTGAACTCGTCCGGAAATGCCGACCAGTTGTGACCCGGTTTGGACTAAGTCTTTAAACGTTTACCAACGTTTCAGGTGTGATTATCTGCAGAAGCTTAACGAGTTACAAAATCCGATTTCCTGGCGGTATTTGTAAAGGTAATCattaaataattatattttagATTTGTCATTTTGTATTAACAAATGttatcaaatatatattttcagcGCATTTGACAAGATAAAGAAGATGACATTTAAAGGAGAAGCATCAATCAGTCACCGAGCAAAAGGATGGAAACGACGTCAATACTCACCGGTATTCCCACCGTCATCTTTCCTACGAAGTGTACAAATGATCCTCAGCTGGAACAACACCTACGGGAACGAATTCGATGGTGGTGGTCTAGTT comes from Armigeres subalbatus isolate Guangzhou_Male chromosome 2, GZ_Asu_2, whole genome shotgun sequence and encodes:
- the LOC134215099 gene encoding N-alpha-acetyltransferase 35, NatC auxiliary subunit isoform X1, encoding MDSIQTDPQDLRLNADQSANALVGEPMEVVACGDVSDPSMNNALSWMVQREWKEITTEFFGCVKELKLGELIHDNMFGLFDAMSAIEMMDPKMDAGMCCNKEATPLNFQIAVESGKMKLQNLESQELIGIIDATYSCVVSWLEGHSMAQTVLTCLYLHQPDKIEDKAMKAFAVAIYKLINLIRSFILRARVYEEEDFQPSNYGYDMYVDMTETKACNMLKSAEEDWVKKAKEVEGAKEREEVNALVSRLKFTRLFLQCLVALYPTKISNVVRNVSPTKTEMIDIVKTLNGALELAQVMEKTIEFGTQPEANSDTPNPMGFSMMVNQRLLPPTFPRYTKIKERAICIQYLSELIHRLKHACKIVHCTNYHSALNFFMEFSKKFGPCLLSRSILQTLYLPLPNMVFGTKKLTEVLKESAKAFIAPPVLLSDNPLSTSPAAINCVDSFFAYNEHTFSVLFEICGYNRARQRDKLGIMLSNFANLQDEAERVDAYLHSLSMKHENPRQHLACFGTWVLYHCLRAMSFFLLSGLELELYSVHEYLYIFWYLYQFLFGWIVSALTRADTFLVEQDYVADVKNAKGSQKKPKAKKRKGKTDGKEIIFNQAMQNMCGGYYKALGGFIGEDRIPEPLPMFDNEKVRFEHRFAPFATLSTPPPMAYSDFKLMKTYLLKSPADELYAAAAKHFHEARVLLESYPNPDEEWHEIVKVAKMNFVMMNLLASGLNRQSKTPPEFDFSCHRFFPIIKQRK
- the LOC134215099 gene encoding N-alpha-acetyltransferase 35, NatC auxiliary subunit isoform X2 translates to MDSIQTDPQDLRLNADQSANALVGEPMEVVACGDVSDPSMNNALSWMVQREWKEITTEFFGCVKELKLGELIHDNMFGLFDAMSAIEMMDPKMDAGMCCNKEATPLNFQIAVESGKMKLQNLESQELIGIIDATYSCVVSWLEGHSMAQTVLTCLYLHQPDKIEDKAMKAFAVAIYKLINLIRSFILRARVYEEEDFQPSNYGYDMYVDMTETKACNMLKSAEEDWVKKAKEVEGAKEREEVNALVSRLKFTRLFLQCLVALYPTKISNVNVSPTKTEMIDIVKTLNGALELAQVMEKTIEFGTQPEANSDTPNPMGFSMMVNQRLLPPTFPRYTKIKERAICIQYLSELIHRLKHACKIVHCTNYHSALNFFMEFSKKFGPCLLSRSILQTLYLPLPNMVFGTKKLTEVLKESAKAFIAPPVLLSDNPLSTSPAAINCVDSFFAYNEHTFSVLFEICGYNRARQRDKLGIMLSNFANLQDEAERVDAYLHSLSMKHENPRQHLACFGTWVLYHCLRAMSFFLLSGLELELYSVHEYLYIFWYLYQFLFGWIVSALTRADTFLVEQDYVADVKNAKGSQKKPKAKKRKGKTDGKEIIFNQAMQNMCGGYYKALGGFIGEDRIPEPLPMFDNEKVRFEHRFAPFATLSTPPPMAYSDFKLMKTYLLKSPADELYAAAAKHFHEARVLLESYPNPDEEWHEIVKVAKMNFVMMNLLASGLNRQSKTPPEFDFSCHRFFPIIKQRK